From a region of the uncultured Desulfobacter sp. genome:
- a CDS encoding O-antigen ligase family protein, which produces MESIAVFLMLLVVFLNPFPHTTFLDQLFFYAAILPMIAMAQNKINGFYYKTPLLYPLVLFLFWAALSVVFAMDKPDSAHDLYSHLIRYLIFYLVVINLFTTKKRLLLLAACVVLSEFIFAAGGLILYYGILKHDIVSRFFVKGFKAIATDTIPFGFMFGLFLAVWLFKVCQNRCQRSFLAVAIMVLTISTIATQSRGAVLALCIAFPVQLQYHKKILSLLLLAIILAISLSPMQKRITFQHFKNNARRGLILYSIEIIKDSPVLGTGFSIDTFRNPKFIDKKTYLSRIPKKYGKIPFHRPHNMFLSMATRTGILGMVLYAGIFAVCIFVCCRLILYGKDLFIQSLSRCCLALLTMFLTNGMLQVMTTHFIDMIQFIIFALVTIVWKMNKENLTPAT; this is translated from the coding sequence TTGGAAAGCATCGCTGTCTTTTTAATGCTGCTGGTTGTTTTTTTAAATCCCTTCCCACACACAACATTTTTAGATCAGTTGTTTTTTTATGCTGCCATTTTGCCCATGATCGCTATGGCTCAAAATAAAATTAACGGGTTTTATTATAAGACACCCCTGCTCTACCCTTTGGTCTTGTTTCTTTTCTGGGCCGCACTAAGTGTCGTGTTTGCGATGGATAAGCCGGATAGTGCCCACGACCTGTATTCCCATTTGATCCGTTATTTGATCTTTTACCTGGTCGTAATAAATTTGTTCACCACAAAAAAACGGCTGTTATTACTTGCCGCTTGTGTTGTGCTCTCGGAATTCATTTTTGCCGCCGGCGGTTTAATTTTATATTACGGTATACTAAAGCATGACATCGTTTCTCGCTTTTTTGTAAAGGGTTTTAAAGCAATTGCCACGGATACGATTCCTTTTGGATTTATGTTTGGCCTTTTTTTAGCCGTGTGGCTGTTTAAAGTGTGTCAAAATAGATGCCAGCGTTCTTTTCTGGCAGTGGCAATAATGGTTCTAACCATATCGACTATCGCAACCCAATCAAGGGGGGCGGTTTTGGCTCTGTGCATCGCATTTCCGGTACAACTACAGTATCACAAAAAAATTTTAAGCCTTCTGCTGCTTGCCATAATTTTAGCTATATCCCTAAGCCCTATGCAAAAGAGAATTACGTTTCAACATTTTAAAAACAATGCCAGGAGAGGTTTAATTCTCTATTCAATAGAGATAATAAAAGATTCTCCTGTTTTAGGAACCGGATTTTCAATTGATACGTTCCGGAACCCTAAATTCATCGATAAAAAGACGTATCTCTCCAGAATACCTAAAAAATACGGAAAGATTCCGTTTCACCGGCCACATAACATGTTTTTGAGCATGGCCACCAGGACAGGTATTTTGGGGATGGTACTGTACGCTGGAATATTTGCCGTCTGCATATTCGTTTGCTGCCGGCTGATTTTATATGGGAAAGATCTCTTCATACAAAGTCTGTCAAGATGTTGCCTTGCACTTTTAACCATGTTTCTGACAAATGGTATGTTGCAGGTCATGACCACACATTTTATTGATATGATCCAGTTTATCATTTTTGCATTGGTGACTATTGTATGGAAAATGAACAAAGAAAACCTGACGCCCGCGACATGA